One genomic segment of Rubritalea squalenifaciens DSM 18772 includes these proteins:
- a CDS encoding SOS response-associated peptidase has translation MCSVYDLAKKQPAQQDFDLLEGVMEVLQAMDERRLIRRTDRAPVMLADGTVEEMHWGYMRQGLGPVNNARSEKLDSPMWRDSFAERRCLIPVAHFFEWSGPKGSKRTHRFEHPAGEWLWMAGMWEESREYGRCYTMLTTAANSLMEPIHKRMPAVLVGEEIPAYLAGDLRAFNPSAGCLRVEDALNPLLKNPPTHQQGELF, from the coding sequence ATGTGCAGCGTCTATGATCTAGCCAAAAAGCAGCCGGCTCAGCAGGACTTTGATCTGCTAGAGGGCGTGATGGAGGTGCTGCAGGCGATGGATGAGCGCCGCCTCATCCGGCGTACGGACAGAGCCCCAGTGATGCTGGCGGATGGCACGGTGGAAGAAATGCACTGGGGCTATATGCGCCAGGGGCTGGGGCCAGTGAACAATGCCCGCAGTGAGAAGCTGGATTCCCCCATGTGGCGGGACTCCTTTGCCGAGCGGCGCTGCCTGATCCCGGTGGCGCATTTCTTTGAATGGTCGGGCCCCAAGGGGAGCAAGCGTACCCACCGCTTCGAGCATCCCGCCGGTGAGTGGCTCTGGATGGCGGGGATGTGGGAGGAAAGCCGGGAATATGGCCGCTGCTACACCATGCTGACCACGGCAGCCAATTCCCTGATGGAGCCGATCCATAAGCGCATGCCAGCAGTTCTGGTGGGCGAGGAGATCCCGGCCTATCTGGCCGGCGACCTGCGGGCGTTTAACCCCAGTGCGGGTTGTCTGCGGGTAGAGGACGCCCTGAATCCTCTGCTGAAGAATCCGCCCACTCACCAGCAGGGGGAGTTATTTTAG